A single genomic interval of Acidovorax sp. 1608163 harbors:
- a CDS encoding Wzy polymerase domain-containing protein, producing MGNLRQRNQQATLMAMGVWALLWLWVRTAQAAPRWHRTGRGWARWLGVSLAAQLPLLALASAATVSRTGALQWGVMVVLLCLWRGTPARRALPVALLGLAVYVLAAWALPQVLLHLTGVQGEGLFARLAGDGRQCASRQVLWSNMLHLISLKPWTGWGWGEMGYAHYVTLFPDERFCMLLDNAHNLPLHLAVELGLPTALLLCVGGATVVARARPWRETDPVRQLAWGLLALVGAHSLLEYPLWYGPFQVATVFALLLLLGRCGGGWARRGWWPGWWLWRLGALACLLGVGLLATAAYQYRTVSQLYKPADQRPAALRDVRAVPVPSGTLFPDQVRFAWLTTHALTAANAPQMHAAALALLHFSPEPRVVEKLIASAQALGRDDEVAFHVQRYRIAYPADHARWLASESARAAADGAEDITEEREPGASASP from the coding sequence GTGGGCAACCTGCGCCAGCGCAACCAGCAGGCCACGCTGATGGCCATGGGGGTGTGGGCGCTGCTGTGGCTGTGGGTGCGTACCGCGCAGGCCGCCCCGCGCTGGCACCGCACCGGGCGTGGCTGGGCGCGCTGGCTGGGGGTGTCTTTGGCGGCGCAGCTGCCGCTGCTGGCCTTGGCATCGGCGGCCACGGTGTCGCGCACCGGGGCGCTGCAGTGGGGCGTGATGGTGGTCTTGCTGTGCCTGTGGCGCGGCACGCCCGCCAGGCGCGCCTTGCCCGTGGCGCTGCTGGGCCTGGCGGTGTATGTGCTGGCGGCCTGGGCCTTGCCCCAGGTGCTGCTGCACCTGACCGGGGTGCAGGGCGAGGGGCTGTTTGCGCGCCTGGCAGGCGATGGGCGCCAGTGCGCCAGCCGCCAGGTGCTGTGGTCGAACATGCTGCACCTGATTTCGCTCAAGCCCTGGACGGGCTGGGGCTGGGGCGAGATGGGTTATGCCCACTATGTGACGCTGTTCCCGGACGAGCGCTTTTGCATGCTGCTGGACAACGCCCACAACCTGCCCCTGCACCTGGCCGTGGAACTGGGCCTGCCCACCGCACTGCTGCTGTGCGTGGGGGGCGCCACGGTGGTGGCCCGTGCGCGCCCCTGGCGCGAGACCGACCCCGTGCGCCAACTGGCCTGGGGCTTGCTGGCCCTGGTGGGTGCGCACAGCTTGCTTGAATATCCGCTGTGGTACGGCCCCTTCCAGGTGGCGACGGTGTTTGCGCTGCTGTTGTTGCTGGGGCGCTGCGGTGGGGGCTGGGCGCGGAGGGGTTGGTGGCCAGGTTGGTGGCTGTGGCGCCTCGGGGCGTTGGCCTGCCTGTTGGGTGTGGGCTTGCTGGCCACGGCGGCCTACCAGTACCGCACCGTGAGCCAGCTTTACAAACCGGCGGACCAGCGCCCGGCAGCCCTGCGCGATGTGCGCGCCGTGCCCGTGCCTTCGGGCACCCTGTTCCCGGACCAGGTGCGCTTTGCCTGGCTCACCACGCATGCGCTGACGGCGGCCAACGCCCCACAGATGCATGCCGCAGCACTGGCGTTGCTGCATTTTTCGCCCGAACCCCGGGTGGTCGAGAAGCTCATCGCCAGTGCCCAGGCCCTGGGGCGCGACGATGAGGTGGCCTTCCATGTGCAGCGCTACCGCATCGCCTACCCGGCAGACCATGCGCGCTGGCTGGCCTCTGAATCCGCGCGGGCGGCCGCCGATGGCGCTGAAGACATCACAGAGGAGCGGGAGCCTGGGGCCAGCGCTTCTCCTTGA
- a CDS encoding YqiA/YcfP family alpha/beta fold hydrolase yields MTTTHLLYLHGFRSSPASAKARQMAAHVAQHHPAVTFWCPQLPPSPQAAMALVVQGIAQWPREAMGVIGSSLGGFYASWVAQHAGCLSVMLNPAVDPARDLARYIGEQTTWQNPEERFYFLPEYIAELQALDLRGQPARAPELAIIAKGDEVLDWREMTARYPQAELCLLEGGEHALSDFEDHLPRITRFLDLA; encoded by the coding sequence ATGACCACCACCCACCTCCTGTACCTGCACGGCTTTCGTTCTTCACCCGCCTCGGCCAAGGCGCGCCAGATGGCGGCCCATGTGGCGCAGCACCATCCAGCGGTCACCTTTTGGTGCCCCCAGTTGCCGCCATCGCCCCAGGCAGCGATGGCGTTGGTGGTACAGGGCATTGCCCAATGGCCTCGGGAGGCGATGGGCGTGATCGGATCGTCACTGGGCGGGTTTTACGCCAGCTGGGTGGCCCAGCATGCGGGCTGCCTCAGTGTGATGCTGAACCCCGCCGTGGACCCGGCCCGCGACCTGGCGCGCTACATCGGCGAGCAGACCACCTGGCAAAACCCCGAGGAGCGGTTTTACTTTCTCCCGGAATACATTGCCGAGTTGCAAGCGCTGGACCTGCGCGGCCAACCCGCCCGGGCGCCCGAGCTGGCCATCATCGCCAAGGGCGACGAGGTGCTGGACTGGCGCGAAATGACAGCCCGCTACCCCCAGGCCGAGCTGTGCCTGCTGGAGGGCGGCGAGCATGCGCTGAGCGACTTTGAAGACCACCTGCCCCGCATCACCCGCTTTCTGGACCTGGCTTAG